A stretch of the Mesorhizobium sp. Pch-S genome encodes the following:
- a CDS encoding DUF1028 domain-containing protein: protein MTFSIVARCSRTGMFGVAVSSSSPAVAARCAYAQAGVGAVASQNITDPTLGTRALELMARGASAAEAVAVLRRTGGYMEYRQLLAVDDAGISAIHSGPKALGIWAEARGENVACGGNLLANDGVPQAMVDAFLASEGHLGDRIVATMRAALKAGGEAGPVHSAGMKLVREVAWPVADLRCDWTEQCPIEELARLWDIYKPQLDAYVTRAINPSDAPSYGVPGDE, encoded by the coding sequence ATGACCTTCTCCATCGTCGCGCGCTGCAGCCGCACGGGCATGTTCGGCGTTGCCGTTTCGTCGTCCTCGCCGGCGGTAGCCGCACGCTGTGCCTATGCGCAGGCCGGTGTCGGCGCGGTCGCCAGCCAGAACATCACAGATCCGACGCTGGGAACCCGAGCGCTTGAACTGATGGCGCGGGGCGCTTCTGCCGCTGAGGCCGTTGCTGTTCTCAGGCGCACCGGCGGCTACATGGAATATCGCCAGCTGCTGGCCGTGGACGATGCAGGCATCAGTGCCATCCATTCAGGGCCGAAGGCGCTTGGCATCTGGGCAGAGGCGCGCGGCGAGAATGTCGCCTGTGGCGGTAACCTGCTGGCCAATGACGGTGTGCCGCAGGCGATGGTCGATGCGTTCCTGGCCTCCGAAGGGCATCTCGGCGATCGCATCGTCGCAACGATGCGGGCAGCGTTGAAGGCGGGCGGCGAAGCCGGTCCCGTCCATTCCGCCGGCATGAAGCTTGTCCGCGAGGTGGCCTGGCCCGTGGCGGATCTGCGTTGCGACTGGACAGAGCAGTGCCCGATCGAGGAACTGGCCAGGCTATGGGACATCTACAAGCCTCAGCTCGACGCCTACGTGACCCGCGCCATCAACCCTTCCGATGCGCCGAGCTACGGCGTGCCGGGCGACGAATAG
- a CDS encoding RidA family protein, protein MAHTRVRKFNTKDTYPEQKLDNDLCQAVVARGTMIFLRGQCPQDLDTAKNLDSHDPVEQTHKVMQNIRQLIEECGGKMEHLVKVVVYITDVRHREAVYRTMGEYIKGVHPVSTGLVVTALARPEWLVEIDGTAVIPD, encoded by the coding sequence ATGGCGCATACCCGGGTTCGCAAATTCAACACCAAGGATACCTATCCCGAGCAGAAGCTTGACAATGACCTCTGCCAGGCGGTGGTTGCGCGGGGCACCATGATCTTCCTGCGCGGGCAGTGCCCACAGGATCTGGATACGGCAAAGAACCTCGACAGCCACGACCCGGTCGAGCAGACCCACAAGGTGATGCAGAACATCAGGCAGCTCATTGAAGAGTGCGGCGGCAAGATGGAGCACCTGGTGAAGGTGGTGGTCTACATCACTGACGTCCGTCACCGCGAAGCGGTCTACCGGACCATGGGCGAGTACATCAAAGGCGTGCATCCGGTGTCGACCGGCCTGGTGGTGACGGCACTTGCCCGTCCCGAATGGCTCGTCGAGATCGACGGCACCGCCGTCATCCCGGACTGA
- a CDS encoding NAD(P)/FAD-dependent oxidoreductase, with the protein MSVEKIDTLVVGAGQAGVAMSENLSKCGVPHLVLERHRIAERWRSERWDSLVANGPAWHDRFPGMEFPDIGPDGFVGKEQVADYFVAYAEMIGAPIRCGVEVKDVRRLVGRPGFRVETSAGVIEANSVVAATGAFQHPIVPKIVPDNAGLTQIHSNSYHNPQQLPEGAVLVVGAGSSGVQIADELSRTGKQVYLSVGPHDRPFRSYRGYDFCWWLGVLNKWDAETPGPGTEHVTIAVSGARGGETIDFRRLAAQGMTLVGRTESYADGVMRFAPDLTQNIARGDANHHALMDEADAYALANGLDLPEEPEARRLDPDPVCMTNPILELNLADAGITSIIWATGYSVDYDWLKVDAFDDKGRPKHQRGVSNEPDIYFLGLPWQSRRGSSFIWGVWHDAKHLADRISTRRKYLAYHAAAKRLTEDA; encoded by the coding sequence ATGTCGGTCGAAAAAATAGACACGCTTGTCGTCGGCGCTGGCCAGGCCGGGGTGGCCATGAGCGAAAACCTGAGCAAGTGCGGCGTGCCTCATCTCGTTCTCGAGCGGCACCGCATCGCCGAACGCTGGCGTTCCGAACGCTGGGATTCGCTTGTTGCAAACGGCCCCGCCTGGCATGATCGTTTTCCGGGCATGGAGTTCCCCGATATCGGCCCCGATGGCTTTGTCGGCAAGGAGCAGGTCGCGGACTATTTCGTTGCCTATGCCGAGATGATCGGTGCGCCGATCCGTTGTGGCGTCGAGGTCAAGGACGTACGGCGGCTTGTCGGGCGCCCGGGTTTTCGTGTCGAGACATCGGCAGGGGTGATCGAGGCCAACAGCGTGGTGGCCGCCACCGGGGCTTTCCAGCACCCGATCGTCCCGAAAATCGTCCCGGACAATGCCGGGCTGACGCAGATCCACTCCAACAGCTACCACAATCCGCAGCAGTTGCCCGAAGGTGCCGTGCTGGTGGTCGGTGCCGGGTCTTCCGGTGTGCAGATCGCCGATGAACTCTCGCGCACGGGAAAGCAGGTCTATCTTTCGGTCGGCCCGCATGACCGTCCGTTCCGCAGCTACCGCGGTTATGATTTCTGCTGGTGGCTGGGGGTCCTGAACAAATGGGACGCCGAAACCCCTGGACCGGGAACCGAGCACGTCACGATCGCGGTGAGCGGCGCCCGCGGCGGTGAGACGATTGATTTCCGCCGTCTGGCGGCACAGGGAATGACGCTGGTCGGCCGCACTGAGAGCTATGCGGACGGCGTCATGCGTTTCGCGCCGGATCTTACCCAGAACATCGCGCGCGGCGACGCCAATCATCACGCGCTGATGGACGAAGCCGATGCCTACGCGCTCGCCAACGGCCTCGATCTTCCGGAAGAACCTGAGGCACGCAGGCTCGACCCAGATCCAGTGTGCATGACCAATCCCATTCTGGAACTGAACCTGGCGGATGCCGGCATCACCTCGATCATCTGGGCCACAGGTTACTCCGTCGACTACGACTGGCTGAAAGTCGACGCGTTCGACGACAAGGGCAGGCCGAAGCATCAGCGCGGCGTGTCGAACGAACCGGATATCTATTTCCTCGGCTTGCCGTGGCAGTCACGCAGGGGTTCCAGCTTCATCTGGGGCGTCTGGCACGATGCCAAGCACCTCGCCGACCGCATCTCCACGCGGCGGAAATATCTGGCCTATCACGCCGCCGCCAAGCGCCTGACCGAAGATGCCTAG